The nucleotide sequence GAAATCTTAATGGAAGTAGTATTGAATTCAAAATAGTTGTTTGTGCTGAAAGAAAAGAAGATATAGTTTTCTACGAACATTTGAAAAAGAAATTGAAAAAACATTTAGCTAATAAACTTCAGTCCTTATTTCCTTCAGGAGGAAACGATAAAGTTGTAGTGTTTGTAAGTTAAATATCTTCAACATTTTCTATAGAAAGCTGACCAAAAAGCTTTTTTAAATAAGGAAGTTCCATGTAGATTTTGTTTACTGTCTGAGCTATTCGTTCGTAGTCGTCCTCATACTCGTGAGCTATAGCATTACGGATATTCTTGAGCTCAAACCACTTTTCGGGAGATATATCAAAACCGAACTTTTCAAGCAAGTTAACCACATCAAGCATGGGTAAATGGTAAACATTTTCGCCTTTTAGGGAGAGGTAAACTCTAAAAAGCTTTCCAAGAGAGTCCTGAAGTTTTGAAAATCTGTAAGCTATCTGATCCAAAGCCATAGTTCCATCTTATCTTTCAAGTAAGGAACTTAACATCTGTTCTTTTTCCAAATACCTCTTCTGCAGTTTCTTTAATAGCAAGAATCTCAAAGTCGTTTAGTCTAACCTTTGTCATTTAAAATCTCATTAACCGTTTCTTCTGCTGCTTTTGTGCAATCGTTTACGCCAACTCCTTTATACGCATTATTGCAAAGGAAAAGATTTCCAACACTTTTTGCAAGTTTAAATATTCTTTCAACTTTTTCAGCATGTCCAACTGTATAGTGTGGAATGCCTTTTTCGTGTTTAAAAACCTTTATCTTTTCTGGATAGTGGCGAATTTTCATTATTCTTCTTAGTTCCTTTAAGGCAATCTTGACAAGTTCATCTTTAGAAAGTAGAGCAAGTTCTGGCTGTCTTGCCCCTCCTATCATAACTCTTAAAAGAGCTTTTCCCTCTGGAGCTCTATTTGGAAAAACGGAACTATCCCAAAGGCACCCCAAAATTTTTCTCTTTTCATTCCTTGGAATTAAGAATCCAAAACCGTCAAGGTCGTGTCCAAGCCCTCTTTTCTCAAATCCAAAGGCAATAACAGAGATTGGAGAATATTCTATGGACTTTAAAAGAGTAGACAACTCTTTATCTACGTTCTCTAAAAGCTTCCCACTAACATAAGAAGGCGTTGAAAGAACAAGGTAATCAAAAGTTTCACTAGCTGTGCTACCATTAGCCCTATACTTAACCTTCCATCCACTTTTATCTTTAGAAACTTCTAGAACCTCAACCCCTTTTAAAATGGAATCTTCTAAAGCTTTTTCCAAAGAATCTATAAGGTCTTTTACTCCCCCTTTAAAGGATGTGAGAACTCCGCCAGGACCTGCCGGACCACTTGCAGCTTTTCCCTTCTTCTCTGCTTCTTTCATCTTGGCTATAAGACCCTTTATAAGTCCTCCATACTTTTTCTCAAGGTAGTAAATTGCAGGGAAAGAAGCTTTAAGACTTAACCTGTCAGAATCACCGGCGAAAATTCCTGCAACCATAGGATCTAAAAGTTTCTCAAGAGCTTCTTCTCCTATTCTACGCTTTGCAAACTGGGATAAACTTTCATCTATATCCTCTTTCTTTGGAGGAACTAAAAACTCGCTGAGCAATCTTAACTTTCCTTTCCAAGAAAGAAGGTAGGAAGCCAAAAATGCAATAGGATTTTCAGGGAGTCTAACAAGTCTTCCATTTGTATAAATAAACCTCTTTCTTGCTTTGTTAGAGCTCCTATAGAGTTTATCCTCTATCCCTAAAGCTTTTACAAGGTTTAAGGTGTGAGGCTTTCCGTCCAAAAACCCATTTGGACCAGTTTCTATAATAAATCCGTCCTCATAGACGGTTCTCATTTTTCCACCAACAGTTTTTTCCTTCTCAAAAACTTTAACAGGAACACCACTTCTTTTTAAATAAAACGCAGTAGCTAAACCGGAAATTCCAGCACCAATTACTGCTACTTTCACGAGTCCTCCACACTTTTTTATTCTTTTCTCATTTTATCAACTTCTGAAGTTAAAGCTTTTATGAGAAGAGGGTGTTTGTGATCTAACTTCACTCTCGAAAGCCTGAGGCCCAAATTTTCAGCAAGCTCTTTGTATTCAATGTCAAGTTCAAAAAGAGTTTCTATATGTTCCGAGACGAAACTTATAGGAAAAACCAAGACCTCTTTAATCCCGTTTTTCGCAAGTTTTTCTAATGTTTCCTCTACAGAAGGCTCTAACCATTCAATCGGACCAACTTTACTCTGGTAAGAAATTTCAAAAGGAAAACCTTTAAATTTTTCCATTACCAAGTTAACGGTTCTTTCTATCTCTTTAACGTAGATATCTCCTTGTTCTACAAAGTATTTAGGAAGACTGTGTGCAGAAAAAAGAATAAATGGCTCTTTTAACTTTTGAATTTCTCTCTC is from Desulfurobacteriaceae bacterium and encodes:
- the hemG gene encoding protoporphyrinogen oxidase → MKVAVIGAGISGLATAFYLKRSGVPVKVFEKEKTVGGKMRTVYEDGFIIETGPNGFLDGKPHTLNLVKALGIEDKLYRSSNKARKRFIYTNGRLVRLPENPIAFLASYLLSWKGKLRLLSEFLVPPKKEDIDESLSQFAKRRIGEEALEKLLDPMVAGIFAGDSDRLSLKASFPAIYYLEKKYGGLIKGLIAKMKEAEKKGKAASGPAGPGGVLTSFKGGVKDLIDSLEKALEDSILKGVEVLEVSKDKSGWKVKYRANGSTASETFDYLVLSTPSYVSGKLLENVDKELSTLLKSIEYSPISVIAFGFEKRGLGHDLDGFGFLIPRNEKRKILGCLWDSSVFPNRAPEGKALLRVMIGGARQPELALLSKDELVKIALKELRRIMKIRHYPEKIKVFKHEKGIPHYTVGHAEKVERIFKLAKSVGNLFLCNNAYKGVGVNDCTKAAEETVNEILNDKG